The Nicotiana sylvestris chromosome 6, ASM39365v2, whole genome shotgun sequence genomic sequence TTTAGGGCATGACCAAAGGAAGAAGATAAGTTATTGTAGGCAAAATAATGATACTCCTTTAACAGATCTAAGGCAAACTTCCTTTGAGAAATGATAACATCATCTGGCTTGTAGAGAACTTCTAAGCCTAAAAAGTAGTGAAGTCTCCCTAGGTCTTTGATTCTGAACTGTTTATCAAGGAAGGCCTTCAAGTTGGTTATCTCCACTGGATCAGTACTAGTGATGATAACATCATCAATATACATACACAGCTATAAAGATAGTGGAGGATGAGGTCTTTTTGGAGAACAATAAATAGTCATTCTTAGAATGTTTGTACCCCATTGATGACAGGGCTTCAATTAGCTTGGCATACCACTGCCTGTTGGCTTGTTTCAGTCCATACAACGACTTGTTTAGCTTGCAAACCATCCTATTTGAGCTAGACAGATCAATCAGAAAACCTGGTGGCATCTCCATATATACTTCTTCATGCAGGTCCATGAAGGAATGCATTGTCTACATCAAGTTGGAATATACCCAAGCCTTTCTTCATAGCAACAGTAACCAAGGCTCTAACTGTTGTCATCTTGACAACATGGGAAAATGTCTCTGTATAATCAATTCCTGCTCTTTGAGTATAACCCTTCACCACTAGTCTAGCCCTAAATCTTTCAATGCTTCCATCTACTTTATGTTTGACTTTGTAAACCTACTTACAGCCTATTGCCTATTTTCCTGCTGGTAAGGGAACTAAATCCCAAGTATGATTGGCATGAAGGACTTCAAATTCTTGTGTCATGGCTACTTGCCATGCAGGATTAAGTGATGCATCTCCATATGAGGATGGCTCACTATCATGGCAAACATTTGTCATTAAGTGCTGACTTTCAGAACACAGAGCATCATGGCTGATGTGATTATGATTGGAGAAGAGTGCATTTAAGGAAGGTGAGCATTGAGAGGTGGCAAGTTGAGTTCTATTAGGAAGGGTGTAGATATAATTTTTTAGGTAAGTAGGAGTTTTGTGTGTTCTATTGGACTTCCTGATTGTAATTGTTTCTGATTGAGTGGATGTGGGTGGATTATTACTAGCAGCCTCATATGAAGATGCATGGACAGAGCCATAAGGTAATGAGTTATTAGGTTGTGTTGAAGTGTCATTAACAGGAGAAAATTCGGGGTGTTGGTGCACACCTGGAGATATGATATCTGCAGCACCTTGAACATTAGGAAGTGGACTTTCACTTTCAATATGAGTAGGAAATGTGACTGATTTGAAGACACTATATGGGGAAACATTCTTAGAAGTTAGAGTAAAAGGAAAGACATTTTCATGAAACATAACATCTCTAGAGATGTGTATTTTTCTAGTGGCTAGGCTTAGTACTTTGTAACCCTTTGTCCCAAAAGGATAGCATATAAAGACATGTGGAGTTGTTATAGGCTCAAACTTATTCCTTTGTACCTTAGGTATAGTAGAATAACAAAGACAACCAAAGCTCCTCAAGTGAGAATAATTGGGTTTCTTGTGATACAAAAGTTCAAAAGGACATTTGTTGTTTAGTTAGGTAGTAGGTAATATGTTAATTAAGTAGGTGGCTGTCAAAATGCATTCTCCCCAATATCTAATTGGTAATTTGGATTGAAACATAAGTGCCCTATCAGTTTTTAGGAGATATTTGTGTTTTCTCTCCACTACCCCATTTTGTTGTAGTGTGTAAGGGTAGGTTTTCTGATGAATGATGGATTGATAGAATGTGGTAGCTTCATGTCCGGTAAACTCCAGCCCACTGTCATATCTGATGATTTTTACTAAGTATTAAATTGATTTTCTCATAGTTATAAAGGCTTTGATGGCTTGTAGAGCATTGCGCTTATTGCTTAGTAAATGTGTCCAAGTGGATCTACTGAAGTCATCCACTAGTATGAGAAAGTACTTGTAGTTATCATGAGTAGTGACATGGTAAGGACCTCATATGTTAATATGCAGCAATTCAAATATTTGAGTAATGGTACTGATTCTTTGTGGAAATAGAAGTCTGGCTTGTCTAGCCATGGGGAAAATTGAACAAATAAAGAGTCGTTTGGGTGAGAATGCACAGGTATGGAGGATATTCCTCTCATTTTGACAAAGGAAACATGACCAAGCCTATTGTGCCACAAAAGATTCACATAACACTTATCAAACATAGCTGAGAACTCATTCTTATTATTGTGAGTGAATGTATTTATATTTGGTAAATGATGATATGAATGAGTGGGACTTCTGAAGTCTTCACTATTTACACTAGTAGAAGAACAACAGTTGCAACAAGAAACTGACACATCAGTATTTGAGAAAGTACTTTTACCCTTTAGACACTTGGAACATATGTAGTATAGTCCCTCTCTGCTACTACCAATCACCTTAGGCCTCTTCACTGAAGGGGTCTGTAATAGACATAGTGCATCAGTAAAGAGAACAATACATCTAAGATGCATTGCAAGAGAATGGACAGAGATTATATTGTATTTGAAAGAGGGAACATAGAGGACTTTGGGTAAGATGATTTCAGGACTGAGTATCACATCTCCAAATTCAAGCACTTTCACCTTATATTCATTCGGTAAACTAATCAATAAAGGATATGGTAGTGTGGTGATATTGCTAAGTGCTGATTTATTAAAGGTCATATGGTTAGATGCTCCTGAGTCTATGATCCAAAGGTCAGACTTTGATTCAAAGCATTTGCATGATAATTTTTCAAAATCAATAAAAGAGGTTCAGACCACAATACCTTCGAAGTTGATAGCACCATTAGTGATGTTGGCATTGCTGGGAGATCCTCTTGTGTTGCCTGTCTGAATGTGATGCAATAGGCTCATTATCTGCCCATATTGCTCCCTCGTTAGGTTGACATTTGGATTTTCATCATGTGGAACTAAATCATATTCCTTCTCATGAAGTAAATCAACTGGAACTCCATGTACATTTGCCACAGCTCCTTTTCCTCTATTGAACTTGTGATCCTGAGTCTGACTTGAGTTGTTACTCCGATTGAACTGTTGAGCATTAGTACGATTGAAGCTTTGATTGTTGTACGAGTTGCCTTAGGGATACCCATGTAACTTGTAGCATTTCTCCTTTGTGTGACCCGGTTTCTTGCAATAGTCATAGGTGGCTGACCCCTGTTGTTTGCAGTGTAGTGTGTTTTGAAGTTCTTAGCTCCGAATGGATTTTGATGTTGTGTAGATGTGGCATTCACATGTAGTGAAGCAGACTCGAGGTTTAGCTGATTATTTGGTATGAATTCTCTTTGTTTCTCTTCCTGTATTAGGAGGGAGAAGGCCTGTGCCAAAGATGGCAAAGATTTCATCATCAAAATACTTCCTCGCACTATTGTATAGACCTCATTTAAGCCCATCAAGAATTGAATGAGTCGTTGATCCTGTTCTTCCTTATGCATCGCTTCCTTTGACCCACATGTGCAAACACAACTGCATTGAGATTTAGCACTCAGGGTGTTTAATTCTTCCCACTGTCTCTTCATTCGAGTATAGTAGGCAGTGATATCTAATGAGCCCTGAACAAGGTCGTTGATCTCCTTTTGGATCTGATATTACTTCGCCCCATTTGTTTGATCATATCGATCTTCCAGCTCCCTCCATAGCTCGAATGAGTCATTGACATACTCGACACTGTCAGAGATCTCTTTTGCGAGAGAATTAAGAATCCAGGAAGTCACCATATCGTCGCATCTCTCCCATTGACGAAACTGAGGTAAATTGGGGTTAGGTTTCCTACATTCCCCTTTATGAATCCTAATTTGTTTTTGACTGGGTGAGCTCATAATACACTCCTTGTCCAAGATCTATGCCCAATTCCATCAAATGAAACCCGCACTAGCATTATTCCATGACTGTCCGAAGGGTGAATGTACAAAGGATTGCTCGCACCGATGGCTTGTTGGTAATTTCTGCTCGTACTTGGCGTGGTTTCCTCGTTTTGATCGACAGCCATTTGAGAAGCTCTAATCGATGAAATTGACGAATATATCAACCGATTTGGTGAGTAGATAGATCAATTTTACTGAAAATTCTTCAATCCGTATGAAAATTGTCGGTCGAAGCGACGAATCTAAAACCCTAACATATGATAGAGGAAAAGAGATTTTGAGTTACTGAAAAAGGAATTCTAGTAGACTTCGAGCAGACGTGTTCAaccgtgctctgataccatattgagATTAACACTGCGATGAGGAAATAAAGCTGACACGGGAGCTCCAATGAAGGTTCTCGAGAGTtctaagagagaagagagagagtatAAAATGAATTGTGAAATGAAACTCTATAAACTTCTCATTATTGCAAAATGTGTATGTATGTACACATATGACAGCTGTACAAAATACAACTAATTGTATAACTACTACAACTAACTAGATATAGTTATATGCTTACTTAGCACAGTACAATTTGGAAACAATATAATAATTAAGTCTCTCAATATTGGTCAATCTCGCATTGCCTTAATTATTCGATGTTTCTCTCATCAACGAAAATACAGTCTATATCGGCTATATCATTTGGTTTTGAGACACAATTTGAGATTATACTTTTGATCCATATTATATTGAGATTTTTTATCTCTTAAAAGTTTCACTTAATCAATATTTTACTAAAAAgtgaatttgaaagaaaaaagagtACTATATTTTAAGTTTTTTCTGAAAATATCAAATATTTTAGAACAAATATAGTTTGTAAAGACGACTAATATATGAGACCACGAGAGACCAATTTTGAACTAAAACGGAGCATAATTACATTATCATCGATTGAAGATGCATTAGGGGCAGTAAgtatctattttttatttttattaaataagTTCTTTATCCCTATCGTAATTCTTTAGTCCACTTACTTATTGACTGGCGATGTTTATAAAATATTATGTAAATTTATAAAGTGAATTTCACGTACAGAATAGTTTTTATGCTTTGACCCGAATAAATAAAAGTATACCTAGAATTTTTCAATATTCTCAGGTAATTGAAAATGAAGCCCTGCTTAGGTAATGCTTCTACGCAGAAGCTCAATTTTACCgtctctcctttttcttttcttttttgttttaagCAATCACCTAGTTTAGCTCAACTATGCTCTTGAATTTGAGATATATCATATAAATGTCATTTGTAAGTTTGTAAGAACATAATTGGAGAAATTTTCAATGTTAAGCGGGGACGATTGagaaataaaagagtgacaaagTTAGCAGCAAACATTACTATTTGGTTGATTTAAAGCCCGTTTGGCCGAGTAGTCAAAAGCTGCTTATTCTGAAAAGTGTTTTtattcaaaagtactttttttaagaaaaaaaaactagcagtttgtgtttgatgaATTCATTTAAGaagtattttttataatatttGATAAGCAAATTGTATTTGGCCAATTTTTTCAAAAAACACTTTTGATTGTCAAATTATAAAAAGGACATTATTAAGATTAAGTatgtaattattattatttaaaatagagaaataaatttaaatatatttattaataagagaatttaattaattttttatttttattcaaataaaatataaaacataaagtaaaaaatatatgttaaacattttaatcaatataaaatattattatacCAAAAACATTATATTGTATATCTAGTATAATAACTTGTTGTTTACATGATTAtttaaatatatcaaaatatcattcaCTATAAATTAAAAATCTACTCCGTAACAATCAATAGATATAAAAAAATTCACCATGAAATAAAGAGAAACTTCTCTTATACATGATAACATTTCTCAATAATTTTATCCCTAATTCTATTCGAAGAGGAATGGAgacgaagaaaagaagaaatgacaaaagaTGAAGAAGATATGTATTTATAGTATAGAGACTATTCCAAAGCGAAATAGGAGAAGGAGGATAAAAATATTgtgaaaatatcaaataaaaataaaaaagaacaaaagagatggtcgaaataaaaaaaaaaggttaaattaatgaggaaaaatttgaaaaatataaatttatattaAGGATATTTCCGTCTTGATAAATTAACTTTCtacttcttggaagaagctaaAAAATTTGGCTACGCAGAAAAACTGATTTTGCTGCTGTTCAAAAGCACTTTTCTGCCTTGGCCAAGCAACTCAAATTTCCGAAAATGcttttttggacaaaaaaaaaatatttttggcctTTTGGAATCGAAGCTGGCCAAACAAGCTCTTAGATAAAATGTGGTGGTTGAAATTACTACTAATGATACCGAAATGTATGTTAGACAATTAAATTGAAGATCTAGAAATTGATCTCAAATAAGTAAAAGCTGTAAATTCCAGTGGACTAAGCAATAAAATGCTAAAGCCGAGCAAACGTGTTTTTGTTGATTGGACGAAAAAATTAATTATGCCTAATCTCAAACTATCTGGGATCAACTATATAAATTCTCACTATTCATGTTTGTTCATTTAAATATGTTTCATTTAATCTTCAATAATTTGGGTTCTCCACCATTAGACGTCGGTTGGATAAATCTTGAATAATTCTGTAAACAATTAGTCATTTTTATATGATATAAAATCATGAtgtttggtttaattatttctgGCACATGACTTCCAGTGAAGCTTCTGCAACCCACGCTGCATCCACTTGATAGTTGAGAATTATGAAGCTAACAATAATTAGAATCCGAGAATGATTAAGACTGGCTAACCCACTATTAcaattaattataaacttagttAATTATGCACTGTTTATGCTTCAATTATTCTCATGTTTCAAAGCGTTTGGACCTCGGTCATAGTAAGCACCAAAACCGATTATTTGGTTCCAAATGTTTGGTATAGCTACTTAATTATTAGATTGAGATGCTTCCATAAGATTTGCATAGTCTAACTATTCAATTTACTTCTCCTACAGCCGTTTACACATTCTTGGATGGGCTTTATTTTTTGACCATGTCTCCATTTGGTCTTATTTATGCAAAACTCTTTCTTTAGTGAAAATAACATGGACTAGCTAATTTTCGGATtgtaattaaaaaatagctagcgtttgcaaaattattgaaaaatagtTACTATTTTAGCtgaaacacgaaaagttccagcacaATATGCTGGATTAGGGAGCCCCTGCGTataaacttctagcatattatgttgTAACTCCAACACATTATGAAATTCCAGTACATTATGTTGGAATCTCATGtataaaaaattcgaactccatcAAATTATACATgaatttttctggatttttaaatgtgtttttgttcagattttatctttacatgaaaaagtggctaaatttcgattatttttaaaactgtgactatttttaaTTACCAATGGTACATAAGGCTATTTCTGAttcccccccacccccaccccacccacccacccacccaaccCCAATTAGGCCACTGTTTAAATTTTGTCCTATTTTGGAAAATTGTGCGGGAAATTACCCATTCCGTATAGTGTTAGATTTGGGCCTACTTTTGCTCGTATAATTTTCAGTTGGCTCACAATATATTACAATATAATCTAGGAATTTCTACCTCCTTTAgtaaaggttgataccttatttattttaaataaatacccttttaaaatatcTCATAGCTATCTTTTGGTTTTTATatccaaatatctatttatggtcatcTCTTAgtcttaagccataaaatacactttgtattatttttctttctcattctttcagatttttcttcacCCCTTCTCTCTCTCAACGCCAGTCTTTCTCCATGAATACAACCATGATACTCCATCTCAAGAAGAATGACACCGTTACTATCAAAAAGTCAAAACAATTTTGCCTTAGATTACCATCTTCTGTGTACGTGCAAATTTTATTTCATAGGAATTACCAATTTCAGGATTCAAGTGCCCGAGTGCCAACTCGATAGCAATGTGAATTTCGAGTAAGATTTTCTTATTGTTAATCGAGACCACGGACTCCGGTGAGCCGAAGGTAAGTCGCGATATCACCAACAATAACATCGTGCTTTGAGTTTGAGGCTGGCCTAAAAAGAGGCGCGGTGGTGGATGGGGTTTCGGGTTTGGGCAAAATTGGTGGAGTTTTGGTGGGATTTGGAGGGTGTGAGTTATACGTTTGGGAAGTTGGTGTTTAGAAATCAATGTCTTATGTTTTGTATCTATGTCGAAATTTGAGATAGGGTAAATTGGGGCTGACAATGGGGGTTCGAAATTTGCTATCGACGAGAGGACATAAGAGttattcttgaacaaagacgacggagtttggggctgaacaACTTGAAAAGTCTGTTAcctttttttattgtatttcaatgtatctcgttgtattccatgtatttcattgtattcactgtctcgctatattccatgaatgtattcatatgttttttaaattaatataatttatgtattcagatgtattatataatttctctaaagattgctatgtttttggattgtttttagatttagaatcttttttataactgaaaatacaaattttgtgtattataattgagtttgagttatattaggagtctattgtgTTAATttattcactttccgttttaaaaaacAGCTGAATAGACCATGAATTGCGCTATTAACGTCactgtattcacaaatacatatcgtgaatacagtcgaatacaataatctatctagctgtaatcccctgtttcacgcgtgaatacagtcgaatacaataatctgtctagctgtaatcccttGTTTCACGTCGAAAAAttctactgtattcatgaatacagtagcttaaatacatcgaatacgtTCTAAAAAACCTGAAAACATAGTTATAAGAAGTAATATAGTAACAgatagctacaactagctaataaccacaAAAACATAGTGATTTCTGAAAGTTTCTGTATAATCTAACATTTGTAATAACGTACAAAATTTTAAACCGTAATCTTCATTCTTCTCATAAGATTTTTCGTTCATTCAGAAAAAGATCTTTAGACCGTAGCTTAAAAGATCCATTAgttgcaaaagaaataaaaagaagtaAATAGTTGATACAAAAAGGGACAGTCATAAAAATTTCACCTCCATTTGTGCAAGTTCTACGGAGTATTAGTTATTCAAGTCCATTTCTTTCCAATTTTTTTAtccaaattttttaaattttgcaATTATGATTACTGAATTATTCTCTCCGTCTCAAATTATATATCgtgatttctaaaaatagttgtcttaaattatttgtcattttagaagtttaagacaaaattaattattatttttcatttacctttaatattaattgttgttgaagatggAGATGCACATAAATAAAATAAGTATTCAATTAAGAGAGATTATATCTTATGTAAGATTTGCAAGGCACTCAGATTCTGTGAGAACTGTGCAAAATTGGCGAGAACTTGCAAGTGATTCATTTTGATAGAGAAATATATTGATTTGATTAACTTTTTTCTTATAAACTAAGGCTTCTTTCGCTTATAAGTATATCATTTTTGAGCTATTGTTGCTGTAAATCTTAACTGGGAATACTACAACAAATACACATCAACCCCAAAAATTTGGGCTGATTCTCATTATATGTGACGCTCCAATTAAATTTCATCTCAGTTTAATATtatttaaactaaaattaaacaAACACCATTTTTCCACCAAAAACTTGGTCTAACGTCTAATTCAATAATTTGTTGTCATTTCCTGTTTAAAATTTTTGAAAGAtacatacttaaaaatacttATTTTTTGTCTATAGAGAGTGCTTTTAATAATAGAGATATTAATAATTCAAATTAGGGGTGGCATGTGGGCCTGTCCGGGCCCTAAACGGACCAAGTGGGCCGGTCTAAACGGTCTCGGTCCCGATTCTGGGCTGGTCCTTAAATAATCGGGCTTACCGGTTCCGGGCAAAACGGTCTTTTTATAGGAACCGACCTGGGATCGGGCCCATGAActcatggtcccgggctaaacgggcCGGGTTCGCAGGCTAAATGGGCCCAATggctaaatattattttttaaaaaaaaattaaacagaaATTAGAAACAAAAAGAtgctaaaaaaatatataaggcAATGCCTTGTAAATTTATAATAAAATTGTGACCTAaatattttaattcaaatttaaagacaaaaatattgtAAAGAGATATTCAAAGCAATGCCTTGTAATTTTATTATAGCATTAAAAAACtatgacaatatctttcttagtcttcctcccccctagggaatgagcacaacaaggtgctaataccaccattgagaagaaaaagaaactaatcaagatgtgccaaaatacaagttacataataCATACTAATTTTTGTTCATACAGGTTGCATGGTATCTCTTACAAacttcataaatccttcaaggtccgaAGGAATAGCTACTTAATTATTAGATTGAGATGCTTCCATAAGATTTGCATAGTCTTAACTATTCAATTTACTTCTCCTACAGCCGTTTACACATTCTTGGATGGGCTTTATTTTTTGACCATGTCTCCATTTGGGCTTATTTATGCAAATCTCTTTTATTAGTGAAAATAGTATGGACTAGCCAATTTTCGGATTGTAATTAAAAAATAACTAGTGTTtgcaaaattattaaaaaatagctactattttagctgaaacacgaaaagttccagcataatatgctgaattATGGAGCTCCTGTCtgtaaacttccagcatattatgttggaactccagcacattatgttggaactccaacacattaTGTTGGAATCTCATATAtaaaaattcgaactccagcaAATTATACAGgagtttttttggatttttaaatgcgtttttgttctaattttatctttacatgaaaaagtgGCTTAAGCCTCTGCTACTTCCATAACATGAAAAAAAATTCATAATATTTCTCTCTCTAGAAGTTTCCTCTCTGCGCTTCATTGATGATCTTCTCCAAGCGGCGGTTACGTTTGGCGGGGAAAGAGGTTGTCAACGGCGAAGGCAAGGGTAATGGACCAGGAAGAGCAAGGAAGACGCAGATACTAGTTCTAGGAAGCTCACTTACATCGAATTCATCTCCATCAACACTAGTAATCTCACAGAAATCACAAATGACGACATCGGTGGTAGCATCAGTGGTAGAAACGAATGGTAACATCTCTACTGTGAATAATTTTATGAATTCAGAAGTAGTTAAGGACAATAGAATGAGTAAGGATGATAATGGAAAGAGTAAAATTCAGAATGATTGTGTGCCTTCATCTTCGAATGTAACGATCATAGAAAAAGCTCAATCAATTGTACAtgcaaatgaaaattcacaaaatttgGAAGCTAATAAGGATCCAGTAGCTCCTGTGGGCTAATTTGTTTGCTAGGAATCGGATTGTGTGGGTTAATTTGTTTGCTAGGAATCGGATGGCATCTGATAGCCTTGCTCTGTCTTACATTCCACCGACGATAGTGGATGGGAGTGTAGTTATTCAATTAGATCCAACGGAGACGGGGAAGGAAGCTGATAAGTGGAAACATTCTCTGATAGTTGCTGTTATTGGCGAAATCCCTAGGTACAATCATATGAAGAGATTCATAAGTCAAAACTGGACTACCACATGCTCTGACTTATTTTGGCATGACAGGGGATACTACATTGCTAAATTCAAAGAGGGAGAAGATTTGAAGGAATTTCTCTATAGAGGACCTTACACGATTAGCAACAGACCTATAATCCTGAAGAGATGGTCTCCTGATGCTGAATTTGATgcaaccttccttaaagagataCCTCTATGGGTCTCTTTCCCCAACTTGCATATGATATACTAGAGTAAGGATTCACTGAGTAGGCTAGGAAGTGCAATAGGAGTACCTTTATTTGTTGATGAATGTACAGTAAAACAATCGAGAATATCATTTGCCAGGATGTTTATTGAAGTAAACATAACTAAACCATTTCCAAATGAAGTCAAAATACAGGATCCATCATGGAAGATATACCAACATGTGGTGAGGTTTGAATGGCAACCTGAATTCTGTCCAGATTGCCAACAGATGGGACATATTTGCAAACGAAATGAGGAAGTGCaaggaaaacaacaaaaaatgCAGAAAGCAAATGGAAGAGCCCAACAACCAGCTAAAGAATGGAGAAGTAAGGGGCTATTAACACAGAACATAAATGTGGCACAGGAAGTTGCTGAAAATACTATGACAAAAAGTATGGAAATAGTACAGGTTATGGAACAAAACAAATCTCCTAGCAGCAAGAATGGGAAAGCATTGATAGAAACACAGGATTCTACTCAGAAGAATGGGAAAGAGAATAGTTTGAAGGGGAAAAAAGCTAGTGTTACAAATTCTAGAAATGCTGTGACTGGTGTGGATTTTTCAGTTGCCACACAAAACGCATTTGGAATTCTAACAGGAGGACAAGAGGATAAACAACCACCAGATAGAGGTAGTACAAATGAACAATCCAAATGACAATGCTTATGTGGAATGTAAGGGGGGAAAATCAAAGATATAAACAGAAGGAGTTAGTTAAATACATCAAAGACAAACATATTTCTCTAGCTGGATTAGTGGAGACCAGAATTAAACATCATAAAGCTTCTGTAATTGCCCCTAAGATTGCAGAACACTGGGAATTAGTGCATAACTATGATCAAGCAGCTAATGGTAGAATATGGATCCTGTTTGACAAGAACATTTGGCATGTGGATGTAGGACTAACTGATGCTTAGTTTATACATTGTaatgtgtcacgaccccggttcgccctccatgaaccatcgtgacggcacctagtcctctacgaccAGGTAAGCTTAAAttgtggaagataaccaaa encodes the following:
- the LOC138870436 gene encoding uncharacterized protein → MKRQWEELNTLSAKSQCSCVCTCGSKEAMHKEEQDQRLIQFLMGLNEVYTIVRGSILMMKSLPSLAQAFSLLIQEEKQREFIPNNQLNLESASLHVNATSTQHQNPFGAKNFKTHYTANNRGQPPMTIARNRVTQRRNATSYMGIPKFNRSNNSSQTQDHKFNRGKGAVANVHGVPVDLLHEKEYDLVPHDENPNVNLTREQYGQIMSLLHHIQTGNTRGSPSNANITNGAINFEDSGASNHMTFNKSALSNITTLPYPLLISLPNEYKVKVLEFGDVILSPEIILPKVLYVPSFKYNIISVHSLAMHLRCIVLFTDALCLLQTPSVKRPKVIGSSREGLYYICSKCLKGKSTFSNTDVVFKSVTFPTHIESESPLPNVQGAADIISPGVHQHPEFSPVNDTSTQPNNSLPYGSVHASSYEAASNNPPTSTQSETITIRKSNRTHKTPTYLKNYIYTLPNRTQLATSQCSPSLNALFSNHNHISHDALCSESQHLMTNVCHDSEPSSYGDASLNPAWQVAMTQEFEVLHANHTWDLVPLPAGK